One Penaeus monodon isolate SGIC_2016 chromosome 34, NSTDA_Pmon_1, whole genome shotgun sequence DNA segment encodes these proteins:
- the LOC119594585 gene encoding N-acetylgalactosaminyltransferase 6-like isoform X1, giving the protein MKVLRRGAFRHLYLLFLFVLFIFYLSRVHKVDIEDDWESVKRDLVEKAKAKPGGYFDKDNNANANDVGDEDIFPESGVVPGGAQPLKDWHNLTQERQDRLRSGPGEHGAPHHLSAGREKERDALFETNGFNALLSDDIALDRSLKDIRHPXCQEKRYAASLPTVSVVIPFFEEHWTTLLRTVVSVANRSPKHLLKQIILVDDGSTMKAFLKEPLETWLAEHVPITQVVRLPERRGLITARQEGAKRATADVIVVLDSHCEVMINWLPPLLDPIVRNPRTAVCPLIDVINKDTFAYSAQDNGGRGAFDWRLYYKRLPLPPEDEARLPEPFENPVMNGGLFAISRKFFWELGGYDPGLAIWGGEQYDLSFKIWQCGGRMLDAPCSRVGHVFRHAPKGRPSVHFDFLSKNYKRVAAVWMDEYAEALYRRNPHLREVDEGDVSREVEIRKKLKCKSFKWFLENVAPDLLVKYPPVEPPDFANGTIRSKASPTLCLDNGSREYGDIIMYNCHGGYSQYFSLCWRKTIKIQNEQFCWMLPHSRDKAPAQFNCQNSHHVPAQTWRYDPDTQQIQSELHGWCVEASPSARTVHMANCDASKLDQKWEWTFTNTKLIHDTFPPFSGRDTL; this is encoded by the exons ATGAAAGTGTTACGGAGGGGCGCCTTCCGCCACCTGTACCTGCTTTTTCTGTTCGtcctcttcatcttctacttGAGTCGAGTCCACAAAGTCGACATCGAGGACGACTGGGAGTCCGTCAAGAGAGACCTGGTGGAAAAAGCCAAGGCCAAGCCCGGCGGATACttcgataaagataacaatgccAATGCGAATGATGTAGGCGACGAG GATATATTCCCCGAGAGCGGCGTGGTCCCCGGGGGCGCGCAGCCCCTGAAGGACTGGCACAACCTGACGCAGGAGCGGCAGGACCGCCTGCGGAGTGGCCCGGGCGAGCACGGGGCGCCGCACCACCTCTCCGCCGgacgcgagaaagagagggacgctCTGTTCGAAACCAACGGCTTCAACGCTCTCCTCAGCGACGACATCGCCCTCGACCGATCCCTCAAGGACATCAGGCACCCCAN GTGTCAGGAGAAGCGTTACGCTGCGTCCCTGCCGACGGTAAGTGTTGTGATCCCGTTCTTCGAAGAGCACTGGACGACGCTGTTACGAACGGTCGTGTCGGTGGCCAACCGGTCGCCCAAGCATCTGCTCAAGCAGATCATCCTCGTCGACGACGGCAGCACCATGAAAG CGTTTCTGAAGGAGCCGCTGGAAACGTGGCTTGCGGAGCACGTGCCGATCACGCAGGTGGTGCGCCTCCCGGAGCGCCGCGGCCTTATCACGGCGCGGCAGGAGGGCGCCAAGAGGGCCACGGCCGATGTCATTGTCGTCCTGGACTCCCACTGCGAGGTCATGATCAACTGGCTACCGCCTCTGCTTG ACCCCATCGTCAGGAACCCCCGCACGGCCGTGTGCCCTTTGATCGACGTTATCAACAAGGACACGTTCGCGTATTCGGCGCAGGACAACGGCGGCCGCGGTGCCTTCGACTGGAGGCTTTACTACAAGCGCCTGCCACTTCCGCCCGAGGACGAGGCGCGGCTGCCCGAACCCTTCGA GAACCCAGTCATGAACGGCGGCCTCTTCGCCATCAGCCGCAAGTTCTTCTGGGAGCTCGGCGGCTACGACCCCGGCCTCGCCATCTGGGGCGGCGAGCAGTACGACCTCTCGTTCAAG aTCTGGCAGTGCGGCGGGCGGATGCTGGACGCGCCGTGCTCGCGCGTCGGCCACGTGTTCCGGCACGCGCCCAAGGGCAGGCCCTCGGTGCACTTCGACTTCCTGAGCAAG AACTACAAGCGCGTGGCGGCGGTGTGGATGGACGAGTACGCGGAGGCGCTGTACCGCAGGAACCCGCACCTGAGGGAGGTCGACGAAGGGGATGTTTCCAGAGAGGTCGAG ATCCGCAAGAAGCTCAAGTGCAAGAGCTTCAAGTGGTTCCTGGAGAACGTGGCGCCGGACCTGCTCGTCAAATACCCGCCCGTCGAGCCCCCGGACTTCGCCAACGGGACC ATCCGGAGCAAGGCTTCCCCGACGCTGTGTCTGGATAACGGCTCCCGTGAATACGGGGACATCATCATGTACAACTGCCACGGAGGATACAGTCAG TACTTCTCTCTCTGTTGGAGGAAAACGATTAAGATACAGAACGAACAATTCTGCTGGATGCTTCCCCACAGCAGAGACAAAGCACCGGCGCAGTTCAACTGCCAGAATTCCCACCACGTTCCTGCACAGACGTGGAGATACGATCCC GACACGCAGCAGATCCAGAGCGAGCTGCACGGCTGGTGCGTGGAGGCGAGCCCCAGCGCGCGCACCGTCCACATGGCCAACTGCGACGCGTCCAAGCTCGACCAGAAATGGGAGTGGACGTTCACCAACACCAAGCTCATCCACGACACGTTCCCGCCGTTCTCGGGCCGGGATACTCTctag
- the LOC119594585 gene encoding N-acetylgalactosaminyltransferase 6-like isoform X2 — MKVLRRGAFRHLYLLFLFVLFIFYLSRVHKVDIEDDWESVKRDLVEKAKAKPGGYFDKDNNANANDVGDEDIFPESGVVPGGAQPLKDWHNLTQERQDRLRSGPGEHGAPHHLSAGREKERDALFETNGFNALLSDDIALDRSLKDIRHPRCQEKRYAASLPTVSVVIPFFEEHWTTLLRTVVSVANRSPKHLLKQIILVDDGSTMKAFLKEPLETWLAEHVPITQVVRLPERRGLITARQEGAKRATADVIVVLDSHCEVMINWLPPLLDPIVRNPRTAVCPLIDVINKDTFAYSAQDNGGRGAFDWRLYYKRLPLPPEDEARLPEPFENPVMNGGLFAISRKFFWELGGYDPGLAIWGGEQYDLSFKIWQCGGRMLDAPCSRVGHVFRHAPKGRPSVHFDFLSKNYKRVAAVWMDEYAEALYRRNPHLREVDEGDVSREVEIRKKLKCKSFKWFLENVAPDLLVKYPPVEPPDFANGTIRSKASPTLCLDNGSREYGDIIMYNCHGGYSQYFSLCWRKTIKIQNEQFCWMLPHSRDKAPAQFNCQNSHHVPAQTWRYDPDTQQIQSELHGWCVEASPSARTVHMANCDASKLDQKWEWTFTNTKLIHDTFPPFSGRDTL, encoded by the exons ATGAAAGTGTTACGGAGGGGCGCCTTCCGCCACCTGTACCTGCTTTTTCTGTTCGtcctcttcatcttctacttGAGTCGAGTCCACAAAGTCGACATCGAGGACGACTGGGAGTCCGTCAAGAGAGACCTGGTGGAAAAAGCCAAGGCCAAGCCCGGCGGATACttcgataaagataacaatgccAATGCGAATGATGTAGGCGACGAG GATATATTCCCCGAGAGCGGCGTGGTCCCCGGGGGCGCGCAGCCCCTGAAGGACTGGCACAACCTGACGCAGGAGCGGCAGGACCGCCTGCGGAGTGGCCCGGGCGAGCACGGGGCGCCGCACCACCTCTCCGCCGgacgcgagaaagagagggacgctCTGTTCGAAACCAACGGCTTCAACGCTCTCCTCAGCGACGACATCGCCCTCGACCGATCCCTCAAGGACATCAGGCACCC CAGGTGTCAGGAGAAGCGTTACGCTGCGTCCCTGCCGACGGTAAGTGTTGTGATCCCGTTCTTCGAAGAGCACTGGACGACGCTGTTACGAACGGTCGTGTCGGTGGCCAACCGGTCGCCCAAGCATCTGCTCAAGCAGATCATCCTCGTCGACGACGGCAGCACCATGAAAG CGTTTCTGAAGGAGCCGCTGGAAACGTGGCTTGCGGAGCACGTGCCGATCACGCAGGTGGTGCGCCTCCCGGAGCGCCGCGGCCTTATCACGGCGCGGCAGGAGGGCGCCAAGAGGGCCACGGCCGATGTCATTGTCGTCCTGGACTCCCACTGCGAGGTCATGATCAACTGGCTACCGCCTCTGCTTG ACCCCATCGTCAGGAACCCCCGCACGGCCGTGTGCCCTTTGATCGACGTTATCAACAAGGACACGTTCGCGTATTCGGCGCAGGACAACGGCGGCCGCGGTGCCTTCGACTGGAGGCTTTACTACAAGCGCCTGCCACTTCCGCCCGAGGACGAGGCGCGGCTGCCCGAACCCTTCGA GAACCCAGTCATGAACGGCGGCCTCTTCGCCATCAGCCGCAAGTTCTTCTGGGAGCTCGGCGGCTACGACCCCGGCCTCGCCATCTGGGGCGGCGAGCAGTACGACCTCTCGTTCAAG aTCTGGCAGTGCGGCGGGCGGATGCTGGACGCGCCGTGCTCGCGCGTCGGCCACGTGTTCCGGCACGCGCCCAAGGGCAGGCCCTCGGTGCACTTCGACTTCCTGAGCAAG AACTACAAGCGCGTGGCGGCGGTGTGGATGGACGAGTACGCGGAGGCGCTGTACCGCAGGAACCCGCACCTGAGGGAGGTCGACGAAGGGGATGTTTCCAGAGAGGTCGAG ATCCGCAAGAAGCTCAAGTGCAAGAGCTTCAAGTGGTTCCTGGAGAACGTGGCGCCGGACCTGCTCGTCAAATACCCGCCCGTCGAGCCCCCGGACTTCGCCAACGGGACC ATCCGGAGCAAGGCTTCCCCGACGCTGTGTCTGGATAACGGCTCCCGTGAATACGGGGACATCATCATGTACAACTGCCACGGAGGATACAGTCAG TACTTCTCTCTCTGTTGGAGGAAAACGATTAAGATACAGAACGAACAATTCTGCTGGATGCTTCCCCACAGCAGAGACAAAGCACCGGCGCAGTTCAACTGCCAGAATTCCCACCACGTTCCTGCACAGACGTGGAGATACGATCCC GACACGCAGCAGATCCAGAGCGAGCTGCACGGCTGGTGCGTGGAGGCGAGCCCCAGCGCGCGCACCGTCCACATGGCCAACTGCGACGCGTCCAAGCTCGACCAGAAATGGGAGTGGACGTTCACCAACACCAAGCTCATCCACGACACGTTCCCGCCGTTCTCGGGCCGGGATACTCTctag